In Mangifera indica cultivar Alphonso chromosome 1, CATAS_Mindica_2.1, whole genome shotgun sequence, a single genomic region encodes these proteins:
- the LOC123220321 gene encoding uncharacterized protein LOC123220321 isoform X2, with protein sequence MAFCMSSTLSPLTNLCSTHFHKQPFLSFPLSLSRSVANQNLSSLCLAAKSQTGPVKKHSPNNKKKTKDRNKNSIDELSLSDVEIVADNDYKNEPLEPLPKPPAGFVVDESGRVLVASNKRIATIVDSSNNNPLDCVIRRVFTSSRGDECMLLCPVDTPVQILKSTNIDGWSAVGDEEVEAILPTAAYALAKIHMHLVHSGFCYTARGGFCYSDDDIFDFRTDDGEDVDGLPTEGVEITCFHLDGAHYMIYTPSDPLLFVAVKDGSGILQIADDVSILTHLMICWRTQQ encoded by the exons ATGGCATTCTGTATGTCCTCAACATTATCTCCCTTAACAAATTTATGCTCTACCCATTTCCATAAACAaccttttctttcatttccacTCTCTCTTTCCCGTTCTGTAGCCAACCAAAACCTTTCCAGCCTCTGCCTTGCCGCTAAGTCTCAAACGGGGCCCGTCAAGAAACATTCGCCTAATAACAAAAAGAAGACCAAGGacagaaataaaaattctataGATGAATTGAGTCTCAGTGATGTTGAAATTGTTGCtgataatgattataaaaatgAACCTTTGGAGCCTCTGCCGAAACCCCCTGCCGGTTTTGTTGTGGATGAATCTGGAAGGGTTCTCGTGGCTTCTAACAAGCGAATTGCTACTATT GTTGATTCTAGCAATAATAATCCACTGGATTGTGTTATAAGAAGAGTGTTTACAAGTTCACGAGGAGATGAATGCATGCTGTTGTGCCCAGTTGACAC GCCGGTTCAGATATTAAAGAGCACTAATATTGACGGGTGGTCAGCT gTCGGTGATGAAGAAGTTGAAGCTATTCTTCCTACAGCTGCCTATGCTCTTGCCAAGATACACATGCATCTAGTACATAGCGG ATTCTGTTATACGGCGCGGGGAGGATTTTGCTACTCAGATGATGACATATTTGATTTCCGCACAG ATGATGGAGAGGATGTAGATGGCTTGCCTACAGAGGGGGTTGAAATTACATGTTTTCATTTG GATGGTGCTCATTACATGATTTATACTCCATCTGATCCACTTCTATTTGTTGCTGTCAAG GATGGTAGTGGGATATTGCAAATTGCTGATGACGTAAGCATTCTTACTCATTTGAT GATCTGTTGGAGGACCCAGCAGTGA
- the LOC123220321 gene encoding uncharacterized protein LOC123220321 isoform X1 — MAFCMSSTLSPLTNLCSTHFHKQPFLSFPLSLSRSVANQNLSSLCLAAKSQTGPVKKHSPNNKKKTKDRNKNSIDELSLSDVEIVADNDYKNEPLEPLPKPPAGFVVDESGRVLVASNKRIATIVDSSNNNPLDCVIRRVFTSSRGDECMLLCPVDTPVQILKSTNIDGWSAVGDEEVEAILPTAAYALAKIHMHLVHSGFCYTARGGFCYSDDDIFDFRTDDGEDVDGLPTEGVEITCFHLDGAHYMIYTPSDPLLFVAVKDGSGILQIADDDLLEDPAVISAIDEETEFNALVEEEAALLESLLGKER; from the exons ATGGCATTCTGTATGTCCTCAACATTATCTCCCTTAACAAATTTATGCTCTACCCATTTCCATAAACAaccttttctttcatttccacTCTCTCTTTCCCGTTCTGTAGCCAACCAAAACCTTTCCAGCCTCTGCCTTGCCGCTAAGTCTCAAACGGGGCCCGTCAAGAAACATTCGCCTAATAACAAAAAGAAGACCAAGGacagaaataaaaattctataGATGAATTGAGTCTCAGTGATGTTGAAATTGTTGCtgataatgattataaaaatgAACCTTTGGAGCCTCTGCCGAAACCCCCTGCCGGTTTTGTTGTGGATGAATCTGGAAGGGTTCTCGTGGCTTCTAACAAGCGAATTGCTACTATT GTTGATTCTAGCAATAATAATCCACTGGATTGTGTTATAAGAAGAGTGTTTACAAGTTCACGAGGAGATGAATGCATGCTGTTGTGCCCAGTTGACAC GCCGGTTCAGATATTAAAGAGCACTAATATTGACGGGTGGTCAGCT gTCGGTGATGAAGAAGTTGAAGCTATTCTTCCTACAGCTGCCTATGCTCTTGCCAAGATACACATGCATCTAGTACATAGCGG ATTCTGTTATACGGCGCGGGGAGGATTTTGCTACTCAGATGATGACATATTTGATTTCCGCACAG ATGATGGAGAGGATGTAGATGGCTTGCCTACAGAGGGGGTTGAAATTACATGTTTTCATTTG GATGGTGCTCATTACATGATTTATACTCCATCTGATCCACTTCTATTTGTTGCTGTCAAG GATGGTAGTGGGATATTGCAAATTGCTGATGAC GATCTGTTGGAGGACCCAGCAGTGATAAGCGCCATAGATGAAGAGACCGAATTTAATGCCTTGGTG GAGGAAGAGGCTGCTCTTCTTGAATCTTTATTAGGTAAAGAAAGATAA